One window from the genome of Bacillus weihaiensis encodes:
- a CDS encoding PTS sugar transporter subunit IIA, which translates to MLKSLFGKKEKKTEETLYSPLTGEVLKLEDVPDPVFSQKLMGEGFAVEPSDGSVVSPINGQVIQVFHTKHAIGLRSETGVEILIHIGLETVSLDGDGFEVHVKEGQKVKVGDLLISAHLSLISEKAESIITPIVMTNSDVIEEVSEMITGSATKGTTKVCTVRVKR; encoded by the coding sequence ATGCTGAAGTCACTTTTTGGAAAAAAGGAGAAAAAAACAGAAGAAACATTGTATTCGCCTCTAACAGGAGAAGTTTTGAAGCTTGAAGATGTCCCAGATCCAGTTTTTTCTCAAAAGTTAATGGGGGAAGGTTTTGCGGTTGAACCAAGTGACGGCTCAGTTGTATCACCGATAAATGGACAAGTTATTCAAGTATTTCATACGAAACATGCAATTGGTTTACGTTCTGAAACAGGGGTAGAGATCCTTATTCATATCGGTTTAGAAACTGTAAGCTTGGATGGAGATGGGTTTGAAGTCCATGTTAAAGAAGGTCAAAAAGTGAAAGTGGGAGATTTACTGATATCTGCTCATTTATCATTAATTAGTGAGAAAGCAGAAAGTATTATTACACCTATTGTTATGACCAATTCAGATGTTATTGAAGAGGTAAGTGAAATGATTACTGGAAGTGCTACTAAAGGTACTACAAAGGTATGTACAGTTAGAGTAAAAAGATAG